Below is a genomic region from Elusimicrobiota bacterium.
TGGCGCGGGTGGGCTGGGTGCGGTCGAGGCAGGCCTCGATGGCCCCAGTCAAGGACTCCGGGGCGGTCTGGCCCGCGAACTTGATCTTGATCCCGTTGTAGGCGGCGGGGTTGTGGCTGGCCGTCACCACCACGCCCAGGCCCTTGCTGCGCTGGGTCAGCAGGCTCACCGCCGGCGTGGGCAAGGACTCGGCCAGGAACACGGCGCCCAGCTTGTTGCCCTCCAGGACCTTGACGATCTCGCGCGCGAAGGCCTCGGACTGGAAGCGGCGGTCGTAGCCCACCACCACGGGCGCGGCCCAGGGGGTCTTCTTGCGGTTGGCGGACTTGAGGATCTCGTCGTGCAGATGGTCGGCGATGGCCTGCGCCACGCGGCGCACGTTCTCGAAGGTGAAGTCGCGCGCCATGACTCCCCGCCAGCCGTCCGTCCCGAACCTGATGGTATCCATGGATCCTCCCGAATCAGAACTGACTGAACGGCCGCAAGGTCGAGCCTCCCGCCAGGGCCGTGCCCGCAGACATCACGGCGTGGTGTCCGACGCGGCAGCGGGGGCCGACCACGCAGCCCTTGAGGGCCGCGCCGTCGCCGATGCGCGCGCCCGCCAGGACCACGCAGTCCTCCAGCGCCGCCCCCTTGCCGATCTCGCAGCCCGCGCCCACGCAGACGCGCCGGGAGAAGCGCGCGAAGTCGGCCACGCGCACCCGGTCGCCCAGCACCGTGAGGCCTTCCCGGTCGAAGGTGAGCTCCCGCCCGAGACGCACGCCCCGGCCCGCGCGCAGGCCCGGGCGCCGATGCCCCGGCGGCAGGGGCAGGCGCGTCGCGCCGCCCAGGATGTCCAGGTGGACCTGGAGGTACTTGTCCACGGTCCCGATGTCCATCCAGTAGCCGCGGGAGACGTAGCCGAAAAGGCGGGCGCCGTCCTCGAGCAGGTGCGGGAACAGCGAGCGCTCCAAGGAGTAGTTGACTCCCGGCGGGATGCGCGCCACCACCGAGGGCTCGAAGAGATAGGCCCCCGCGTTGATGGTGTTGGTCACGATCTCGTCCCAGGAGGGTTTTTCCAGGAACCGGCGCACGCGCCCC
It encodes:
- a CDS encoding NDP-sugar synthase — encoded protein: MIALILIGGAGTRLRPFTCDFPKPLLPVVNRPFLEYQFDVLKRHGVRDIVLCTAYKPAWFHRMLGDGRGRGLRLRYVHERRPLGTGGAVKNAQPHIGQTVLVLNGDVLHTLDVTAFLRFHRRNRADLSIALTRVKDPTLYGLVETEPSGRVRRFLEKPSWDEIVTNTINAGAYLFEPSVVARIPPGVNYSLERSLFPHLLEDGARLFGYVSRGYWMDIGTVDKYLQVHLDILGGATRLPLPPGHRRPGLRAGRGVRLGRELTFDREGLTVLGDRVRVADFARFSRRVCVGAGCEIGKGAALEDCVVLAGARIGDGAALKGCVVGPRCRVGHHAVMSAGTALAGGSTLRPFSQF